One window from the genome of Podospora pseudocomata strain CBS 415.72m chromosome 6, whole genome shotgun sequence encodes:
- a CDS encoding hypothetical protein (COG:S; EggNog:ENOG503PEV2), with amino-acid sequence MKTTILSVTAGVLVLFGTTQAFEIPDVVPAVTFNMPINITDKNNATVPITGTIQQAPKGEEKTVTINIEDGIAYLSNLPGLTQNDTGQCGRVSCSYNSAILWRNTDVKKKYVPWLDIADSAFDMCL; translated from the exons atgaAGACCACCATTCTCAGCGTCACTGCTGGCGTTCTGGTCCTCTTCGGT ACTACCCAGGCCTTCGAAATCCCGGACGTCGTGCCCGCTGTCACCTTCAACATgcccatcaacatcactGACAAGAACAACGCCACCGTCCCTATCACTG gCACCATCCAGCAAGCT CccaaaggagaagagaagaccgtcaccatcaacatcgaGGATGGCATCGCGTACCTCTCGAATCTGCCCGGCCTCACCCAGAACGACACCGGCCAGTGCGGCCGCGTGAGCTGCTCGTACAACTCGGCCATTCTCTGGCGCAACACC GATGTCAAGAAGAAGTATGTTCCGTGGCTGGACATTGCCGACTCTGCGTTTGATATGTGCCTTTGA
- a CDS encoding hypothetical protein (EggNog:ENOG503NUKG; COG:C), which translates to MPHSTTADVYDLRIVVIGAGMGGLGTALAFAKKGFKNISVYETASNLGFVGAGIQMPPNVMRVLHRLGVAPEIEAEATDVQATSIRQGSTNEELAHVSMPDIREKYGFPHLTGHRSNLAGSLYNGCLKEPAIKFHFGTSLVNITCFAPKPTLIFRSRAQEEEFTVECDILLSADGIKSLTRSHLLRASHNLTQTEEEDTGQAAYRIMLTREQLAPFPELIKLLDSSTVVRWVGERRHIIAYPVSNHNIYNISTAHPDTNFASATSATYTTKGSKSQMLSVFETFCPLVQDMLNLVPDGEVCEWKLRIHKPLPTWVHGSVALVGDACHATLPHLSQGAAMAIEDGAVLAEVVSEIPAEKIHDGETITKTLKVYELLRKPHCTALVDLATHSGRVLHLGEGKAKEERDKAFKENGKSGSVPDKWASPDVQKMIYANDCVKEARERFGELFASL; encoded by the exons atGCCTCACTCCACGACCGCAGACGTCTATGACCTGcgcatcgtcgtcatcggcgCAG GCATGGGAGGCTTAggcaccgccctcgccttcgccAAAAAGGGCTTCAAAAACATCTCCGTCTACGAAACTGCCTCCAAcctcggcttcgtcggcgcGGGAATCCAAATGCCACCAAACGTCATGCGcgtcctccaccgcctcggAGTAGCCCCCGAGAtcgaagccgaagccaccGACGTCCAAGCCACCAGCATCAGACAGGGCAGCACAAACGAAGAGCTCGCCCACGTCTCCATGCCTGACATTCGTGAGAAATATGGGTTTCCTCATCTCACCGGTCACCGCTCCAACCTCGCGGGGAGTCTGTATAACGGCTGCTTGAAGGAACCGGCGATCAAATTCCACTTTGGCACATCCCTCGTCAACATCACGTGCTTCGCCCCCAAGCCAACGTTGATTTTCAGGTCCCGTGCTCAAGAAGAGGAGTTCACAGTTGAATGCGATATTTTGCTTTCGGCGGATGGGATCAAATCCCTTACCCGGTCTCACCTTCTCAGGGCGTCGCACAACTTGACGCagacggaagaggaggacacCGGCCAGGCTGCGTATAGAATCATGCTCACAAGGGAACAGCTTGCCCCTTTTCCGGAGCTGATCAAGTTGCTGGATAGCAGCACTGTGGTAAgatgggtgggtgagaggaGGCATATTATTGCGTATCCTGTCTCTAACCACAACATTTACAACATCTCGACTGCTCACCCGGATACCAACTTTGCCTCGGCCACGTCGGCGACGTATACCACCAAGGGCTCAAAATCGCAGATGCTGTCGGTGTTTGAGACTTTCTGCCCGCTGGTGCAGGATATGCTTAACCTCGTACCTGATGGTGAAGTCTGCGAGTGGAAACTGCGGATTCACAAGCCTCTTCCTACTTGGGTTCACGGGTCGGTTGCTCTTGTTGGGGACGCGTGCCATGCCACGCTTCCGCATCTCAGTCAGGGTGCGGCGATGGCCATTGAGGACGGGGCGGTCTTGGCCGAGGTTGTGAGCGAGATTCCGGCGGAGAAGATTCACGATGGGGAGACGATTACCAAGACGTTGAAGGTGTATGAGTTGCTGCGAAAGCCGCACTGTACCGCGCTGGTGGATCTGGCGACTCATTCTGGACGGGTATTGCATTTGGGAGAGGgcaaggcgaaggaggagagggacaaGGCATTCAAGGAGAACGGAAAGTCAGGGTCGGTGCCTGACAAGTGGGCTAGTCCGGACGTGCAGAAGATGATTTATGCGAATGATTGTgtcaaggaggcgagggagaggtttggggagTTGTTTGCTAGCTTGTAG